The following is a genomic window from Citrifermentans bemidjiense Bem.
ATGCTGCCGGTGGTGAGCATGGTGACGGCCGTCAGGGTCGCGGTGACGAGGGCGTTGCAGGCCAAAAGCCTCGCGGGGTTGACCAGCCTCTGAAGCGCCGAGCCGATGAAGCGCCCGACCATGGCGCCGCCCCAGTAGAAGGAAACGTACCTTGCGGCACTGGCCTCCGGCAAGGCTTTGACGTAAGGCTGCCCCAGGTAATTCACCAGGAAGCTTCCGATGGCCACCTCTGCCCCCACGTAGAGGAAGATACCGAGCGCTCCCAGCTTCAGGTGCCGATACCCCCAGGCGCTTCCGGGGTCGTACTCCTCTTTCCCCGTCTCGGGGTCGCTGGTACCGGGTTCCACCTCCGGCAGCCTCACCAAGGAGAAAACGGCGGCCATGGCGCAGAGCACGGCTGCCATCCATAAGTAAGGAACCTGCACCGAGCCGGCCTCGGCGGCCCGGTAAAGGGCCAGTTCAGCGGGGGCCATCCCGGAGATGTCGCTGGCGGGCTTGACCGCGACGCCGAGGATGAAGATGGAGCCGAGGTAAGGGGCGACGGCGGTCCCCAGTGCGTTGAAGGCCTGGGTCAGGGTCAGGCGGCTCGCCGCCGTCTGCGGCGTGCCCAAGATGGCGACGTAGGGGTTGGCTGCCACCTGCAGCAACGTGATGCCGCAGGCAAGGACGAAGAAGCCGGTAAGGAACAGCGGGTAGGAACGCAGCCCTGCCGATGGGTAAAAGAGGAGGCAACCGCTTGCCGCCACCACCAGCCCGGCACAGATACCTTTCTGGTACCCGATCTTCTCGATGACCGCCCCCGAGGGGAGGGACATGAGGAAGTAGGCGGCAAAGAAGCAGAACTGAATCAGCATCGACTGGGTGTAATTCAGGGCGAAGATGCTTTTCAGGTGGGGTATCAAGATGTCGTTGAGGCAAGTGATAAACCCCCAGGCAAAGAAAAGGAAGGTCAGCGCGATGAGCGCAATGGAGAAATCGCCCTGGGCTGGTGAGGATTTTGGCTTCGCTGTAGTCGGTACCACACCCCCCATGGCTGCTCCTTCACAGTGACCGGGTGATCACCTTATAGGCCTTAGTGAGTTCAAAGGCGGAAAGTTGGTCATACAAGCAAAAGTCGGCGACGCTGTAGATTTTACCGTTGAAGGACAAGTGCCAGGCACTCTCCGCAGATACGATCACGCCGGCATCTTGATCATCGAACTGGTCAGCCGTTATGTCTATGGTGAGATCTCCGAGTTGGAGCCAGGCATGGATAAGCCCATTTCTCTTCCCAACGATGTAAAGAGGCCGTCCGCACCCGTTGACCTGAAGGTATTTCGCCAACAGCAGTGATGCGTCCCCGCAGGCCCCAACGGGAAAGTCCCGAAGGGTTATCAAGCGGCCCGTCCGCGGGTTGCTCC
Proteins encoded in this region:
- a CDS encoding sugar MFS transporter, encoding MGGVVPTTAKPKSSPAQGDFSIALIALTFLFFAWGFITCLNDILIPHLKSIFALNYTQSMLIQFCFFAAYFLMSLPSGAVIEKIGYQKGICAGLVVAASGCLLFYPSAGLRSYPLFLTGFFVLACGITLLQVAANPYVAILGTPQTAASRLTLTQAFNALGTAVAPYLGSIFILGVAVKPASDISGMAPAELALYRAAEAGSVQVPYLWMAAVLCAMAAVFSLVRLPEVEPGTSDPETGKEEYDPGSAWGYRHLKLGALGIFLYVGAEVAIGSFLVNYLGQPYVKALPEASAARYVSFYWGGAMVGRFIGSALQRLVNPARLLACNALVTATLTAVTMLTTGSMAMWAILLIGLFNSIMFPTIFSLAIAGLGRHTGKGSGIICMAIVGGAIIPLLQGGLADVVGLHHAFILPLMCYLYIAYYGLAGHKPRLSAPR